One Diospyros lotus cultivar Yz01 chromosome 1, ASM1463336v1, whole genome shotgun sequence genomic window carries:
- the LOC127788135 gene encoding uncharacterized protein LOC127788135 — translation MEGLSYETRSSCLESFGRERREPEDEIFELVEETMEKEEKETTKSNLIVGLWRIDEDDDEETWVMSKKNKEKKHVFLQGYVEAANELDLERGKSLTGEDLDELKGCLDLGFGFSYEEIPELCNTLLALELCYSMSQRFLDDHQKSADSPSSATETCSSPWGPIANWKISSPGVSSL, via the coding sequence ATGGAGGGCCTCTCGTATGAAACAAGATCCAGTTGTTTGGAGAGCTTTGGCCGGGAAAGGAGAGAGCCagaggatgaaatttttgaaCTTGTAGAGGAAACaatggaaaaggaagaaaaggagaCGACGAAGAGCAACCTAATAGTTGGGCTGTGGAGGATCGACGAAGACGACGACGAGGAGACATGGGTGATGagcaagaagaataaggagaagAAACATGTGTTTCTTCAAGGCTATGTAGAGGCGGCTAATGAGCTTGATCTGGAGAGGGGGAAGAGCTTGACTGGTGAGGATCTGGATGAGTTGAAAGGATGTCTGGATTTAGGGTTTGGATTTAGCTATGAAGAAATCCCTGAGCTCTGTAACACCTTGCTGGCTCTTGAGCTTTGCTATTCAATGAGCCAGAGGTTTCTTGATGACCACCAGAAGTCTGCAGACTCCCCGTCGTCGGCCACCGAGACATGCTCGTCCCCGTGGGGGCCGATTGCCAACTGGAAGATTTCCAGTCCTGGTGTGTCATCTCTTTAA
- the LOC127793569 gene encoding LOW QUALITY PROTEIN: BURP domain protein USPL1-like (The sequence of the model RefSeq protein was modified relative to this genomic sequence to represent the inferred CDS: inserted 1 base in 1 codon) produces FLGKQCSFIFPENWTLHPHFLSREEASSIPFSLKQLPDILNLFSIPQGSLQAKSMEGTLVQCEQEPXKGERKACVTSLESMLDFVSSVFGLEGNTHFKALTTQLPNSSISCLFQNYTILEISSSEKMVVCHILAYPYAVLYCHSQESGNKAFKVVLVGDDDGSRVGAVAVCHGDTSEWSADHMAFRLAGMRPGMPICHCFSANNVIGFLRLPLKINIMSIYACLLLKGYVILKLKRNLWRVLDFSLFLVPFLG; encoded by the exons TTCCTTGGAAAACAATGCTCATTCATTTTCCCAGAAAATTGGACCCTTCATCCTCACTTTTTGAGCAGGGAAGAAGCCAGCTCCATTCCTTTCTCACTAAAACAGCTTCCAGACATCCTCAACCTATTCTCAATACCTCAAGGATCTCTCCAAGCCAAATCCATGGAAGGAACCCTAGTTCAATGCGAGCAAGAAC ATAAGGGGGAGAGAAAAGCTTGTGTTACTTCATTAGAATCCATGCTTGATTTCGTAAGCTCTGTCTTCGGATTAGAAGGAAATACCCATTTCAAAGCTCTAACCACCCAGCTCCCAAATTCATCAATTTCATGTCTTTTCCAAAACTACACCATATTGGAAATTTCTTCATCCGAGAAAATGGTGGTTTGTCACATATTAGCTTATCCTTATGCAGTGTTGTATTGCCACAGCCAAGAGAGTGGGAATAAAGCATTCAAGGTTGTACTTGTTGGGGATGATGATGGTAGCAGGGTGGGAGCAGTTGCTGTTTGCCACGGGGACACGTCGGAATGGAGCGCCGACCACATGGCATTCCGGCTGGCCGGAATGAGGCCAGGAATGCCGATTTGTCATTGCTTCTCAGCCAACAATGTTATAGGGTTTCTGCGACTAccactaaaaattaatataatgtcTATATATGCTTGCTTGCTATTaaaaggttatgtaatattaaaGCTCAAAAGGAATCTCTGGAGAGTGCTGGATTTTTCTCTGTTTTTGGTTCCTTTCCTGggttga